GGTCCACCCCCGAGGGGGACGCGGGCGGGGGCGCCGGCGAGAGTCCCGCCCACGGCGGTCCCACCCGACACCGCCCCTGACCGCGGCCGGCCGCGTGCGCCACGCCACCGTACTGGCCGCCGTCGGCCTCGCCGTCGCCGCGCCCGTCGCCGAGCGATCGCCGACCCGAGCAGCGCGCGGCCGTAGCCCGCACCGTCCGCGAGGTCGCCGACTACCTCTGCGACACTCCGGCCGTCTGCCGCGCGGCGACCGGAACCGACACCGAACGGCGGTAGGCACCTGATCGGCTCAGTCGACGCGGTCGCGGACGTGCGGAACCGCGCGGGTCAGAGTGAGCACCCCTGCGATGATCAACGCGACGCCCGCCAGCTCCGGGATCACGAACCAGCCGGTTCGCACGGTCTCCCCGAACAAGGTGACCCCCAGCAGCAGACTGACCGTGGCGTCACCGATGGTCAGCGCCGGCTGGGACGCCGCGAGCGACCCGGCCTGGAGCGCGTTCTCCAACAGCAGGACGGCGGCCACGCCGGTGAGAGCGAAACCGTAGGTCTGCCAAACGGTGAAGAACGCCGCCGGTCCGTGGTCGGAGAAGGTGCCGGTGGCGGACTTGAGCAGGGCCGCCGTCATCGCGTTGCCGACAGCTGCGGCGGCGCCCAGGGTGGCGGCCCGAAGCAGCGCGGACTCGCACCGTACCGCGGTGACCACCGCGGCCGCGATCAGACCGAGGCAGACGGCCAGCCCGGGGATCCACCGGTCCATCGCAGCCTGGCTCGTGCCTCCCGACGGGGCTGCGCTGCCCAACGCCAGCCCGAGACCCAGCACGACCGCCGTCACGCCGTACCAGCCTGCGGCGGGCATCCTCCGGTGCAGGAGCGGGGCCGCGATCAGGAGCGCGAAAGGCAGCTCGAGGATGAACAACGGCTGTACCAGCGCCAACGGGCCGAACGTCAGCGCCAAGGCCTGGCACAGAGCGGCGCCGACGACTCCGGCGATGCCCGCCACCCACACGGGCCTGCGCGCCAGGGCCAGGACGAGTCGCAGTCCTCCGCCGCGCGGGACGGCGGAGGCTGCCTTCCGCTGGAACGCGGTACCCGCCGCATTGCTGGCAGCTCCGAGGACAGCGAAAGTGACGGCGAGGGCGAGCACGACCGATGGTTACCCGTCCCGTCGCGCGGTCGAGCACTGCGCCGAGCATGCCCCCCAGAAGGCCCCATCCACCTGGTGCGCCTGCCGGAGTGCGGCGATGTGCGGTTGGGCGGCGTTGGGTTCGAGGCTCCGCTTGCCGTCAGGCAGTGCGGGGCAACGGGGCCGCGCGGGGGAGGATCGCCGCGGTGCTGACGCGGCCGTCGGCGAGACAGAAGACGAAGATTCGGCCGCATGGCACGCCGCCGGCCGGGCAGCCGCGCACCCGAAGGCAGATTCCGCGACCGTCGTGGAGAGCGCGATGACCACTCCACGCCCGCCCGCAGAGCGGGCCAGCCACCTGCACGGGGCCGGGATGCCCCTCGAACCCGGCCGAGGCGTCGACCACGTCCGGAGCACACTCACTCACTGGGGCCTGGACGGCGGCCTGCCGGGGACAGACGCGCTGGTGGTCGCCGGCGAACTACTCGCCAACGCCCATCAGCACGCCGGCGGCGCCACCGCCCTTCGTCTGACCTGGTCCGGCACCAGGCTGCGCATCGAGGTCAGCGATAACAGCTCGGAGCCGCCTGGGCTGATCACCCCGCACGAGTCGACCCGCCTGTTCGGGCACGGCCTCTACCTGGTGGAACGCCTGTCCACGCGCTGGGGCTCCCGGTGCCGGTCCGAAGGAAAGACCGTCTGGGCCGACCTCCGCCTCCCGCACGCCCCCTGATCGGGCCGGATCAGGCCGGGTCGTTGAGCAGGGCGAGCAGGTCGGCCACGGCAGCACCGCTGTCGGCCGGGTGCCGCAGCACCGTGCCCTCCACCACGTGGTAGACGTTGCCACGCCCTCGGCGGCAGTGGGTCAGGTATCCCGCCGCCTCCAGGTCCACGATGATGCGCTGCACCGCGCGCTCGGTGAGCAGGCACCGCCCGGCGATGTCGCGCGTGCGCGAACCCGGGTCCCGGGAGATCTGGACCAGGACCCGCGCGTGATTCGTCAGGAACGTCCACCCGGATCCAGGCCCGGGTCCCGGTTGCGGAGCAGTTTCCATGACTTCACCCTACGACCGGTCATTCACGCTTAGCTACTCACGACAAGAAATTCGTGTATCTGTTGACAGGGGCGGGGAGGTGGGGTGAACCTGGCTGCGGAGCCGGGACAACGGCACCTCCCATGCGCCGGCGCGGAGAGGACGGGTGACAGCCATGAACATCGACCAGGACCCCGACCAGCCGTCCGGCGCGGGGGCTCGTGGGACCTGCACCCGCGAGACCCCGCCCGGCGGCGTACTGCTCTACCGGTTGCATGGAGACCACCTGGACGGCGTCGACTTCGACGAGCCCCAGGACGGAGTCCGAGCCGTGCTGGTCGACCTCACCGACGTCGGCTTCTTCGGGTCCTCGGCCCTCGACGCCCTGCTGCGCCTGCGCGTTGCCGCCCAGGAGAACGGCGTCACCGTGCACCTCGTCGCACCGCAGCCGATCGCCGCCCGCGTCCTGCAGCTCACCGGCGCCGACACCCTCTTCCCCCGCCACGCCAGCCTCGACGCCGCGCTGCGCGCCCTGGCCTGACGGCGGTCGAGCCCCACAGCATTCGCCGCGGTTCCTGTCCCCCGATGACAGCCGACGGGCGTCGGCCTCCACCCGAGGATTCCACCATGACCGGCTCCGACCCGGCCCAGGTCGAGCCGGCGACCACGATGTACGACCGCGCCCGCGCCGCCCTGCGCGAGGGCGAGCAGGATCTGGCCGCCCGAGGCTGGCACCTGTACCCCAAGGGCGTCCGCACCGCCCGCCACATCCTGCAGCCTGTGGACGCCCTCGCCGAACTGCCTCCCGACAGCCAGGATCCGGAGCGGGAGTCCGAGCTGCTGCGCGAAGCGCTGGCCGCGCTCGCGATGGGAGTCCTGCACACCGAGGACCCGCTGCGTCGGCTTCTCTCCGCGGTCTGCGCCGCCTTGGGGCCCCTCGTCCAACCTCCGGAGAGCGGCCCCGGCCTCGAAGCGTTCAGTGCCGAGCACCGAGCGGACGCGGGAAAGGTTCTGCGACATCTGCGCCGGCTGCTGCACACCGCCGTCGCCCACAACCCCGCGCCGACCGGCAGCGACGGCACCGCGTAGTCGCCTCTGCGAGGATCTCCCCGCCGCAGAGCGCTACGGCTCTATCCACTCGCCGGTTCCCTGATCACGGTAGGCGCGCCGGGGAGCGACGTCGTGCTCACCCGAGGACGCAGGCGTTCCGGACCTGTTGGCGACCGCGAGCGCCCAGACGAGCCCGCCCAGCACGAAGGCGAGCACCAGCACGGTTCCAAGAAAGTCGAGCAGCGACACGACGTCCCCCGTCCGATGGCCGAGCGGCCACACCCTCGGGAGAATACGCGCCGGCACCGCAGGATCGGTCGCAACCGTCGGCGCCGGCGGCCGCATCTGCCGGTGCTTGGGTCACTGACGGCACACGGGTCGGCAGCCGACGGCCGGATGACCTCGCTTTCCGTGTCGTCCGGCTGTCCCGGGGCATGTGCGCTGTGCAGAACCGAGCCCGTCGGGCCGGCTCTCCACCCGCCGCGCGTCGAACTTCCGATCGTGCACGGCGGCGTGGGGCAAGACCGACCGAGCGACGGCGTGTGAGGGAGGCGAAGGGTGAGCCGCTACGAACTGCGTGCCCAGGAGCAGCCGGCCGACCCGGTCGGGCAGGAGACCGTCCGC
This genomic interval from Streptacidiphilus rugosus AM-16 contains the following:
- a CDS encoding helix-turn-helix transcriptional regulator; its protein translation is METAPQPGPGPGSGWTFLTNHARVLVQISRDPGSRTRDIAGRCLLTERAVQRIIVDLEAAGYLTHCRRGRGNVYHVVEGTVLRHPADSGAAVADLLALLNDPA
- a CDS encoding DMT family transporter, with protein sequence MLALAVTFAVLGAASNAAGTAFQRKAASAVPRGGGLRLVLALARRPVWVAGIAGVVGAALCQALALTFGPLALVQPLFILELPFALLIAAPLLHRRMPAAGWYGVTAVVLGLGLALGSAAPSGGTSQAAMDRWIPGLAVCLGLIAAAVVTAVRCESALLRAATLGAAAAVGNAMTAALLKSATGTFSDHGPAAFFTVWQTYGFALTGVAAVLLLENALQAGSLAASQPALTIGDATVSLLLGVTLFGETVRTGWFVIPELAGVALIIAGVLTLTRAVPHVRDRVD
- a CDS encoding ATP-binding protein — its product is MTTPRPPAERASHLHGAGMPLEPGRGVDHVRSTLTHWGLDGGLPGTDALVVAGELLANAHQHAGGATALRLTWSGTRLRIEVSDNSSEPPGLITPHESTRLFGHGLYLVERLSTRWGSRCRSEGKTVWADLRLPHAP
- a CDS encoding STAS domain-containing protein, producing the protein MNIDQDPDQPSGAGARGTCTRETPPGGVLLYRLHGDHLDGVDFDEPQDGVRAVLVDLTDVGFFGSSALDALLRLRVAAQENGVTVHLVAPQPIAARVLQLTGADTLFPRHASLDAALRALA